CGGAGATGACTGGCTGAGTGTGTCCGTGACCTTGCCAAGGGCCGGCCGCGGTCGCGGCCGGCGCGCAGGGAGGAGGCCTTGAGATGACGGAGCAGACGGCCATCGTAGGAGCGCGGCTGATCGACGGCACGGGGGCGGACCCGGTGGACCGCGCGGCGCTGGTGTTTGAAGGGGAGCGGATCGTCGCCGCAGGCCCGGCCGCCCGGGTGGCGATCCCTGGTGGAGCCCGCGTCATCGACGGCGACGGCCTGACGGTGATGCCCGGGCTGATCGACGCCCACGTGCACATCACGATGACCGGCGGGGCCGACCTCCTGGCGATGTCCCTTCAGCGGTCGCTCCCTGAGGTGGCGTTCGACACCGTCGGCCACCTCGCCGCCACCCTGGAGGCCGGCGTCACGACCATCCGGACCGTCGGAGACATCGGCCACATCGACATTGCCGCGCGCGAGGCGATCACCCGGGGACGGATCCGCGGCCCCAGGATCGTGGCGGCCGGCAAGGGGCTGACCTCCACGGGCGGCCACGGCACCATCGTCCCCCCCTGGATCCGCGTCGCCCACGGCGACATCTCCGAGGTCGTGGACGGTCCCGAGCAGGGGCGCGCCGCCGTGCGCCGACAGGTCGAGGCGGGATGCGATCACATCAAGGTCTTCCAGACCGGCGGGGTGATCGACCCGGGCGGGCGGATCGAGGCGGAGGAGTTCGACGAGGAAGAGCTGCGGGCCATCGTCGGCACGGCCCGCCTCGCCGGTCGGCCGGTGGCCTGCCACGCCCACAACAAGAACGGCATCCTGCGGGCCATCGCCGCCGGCGTACGCTCCATCGAGCACGGCATGTCCTTCGACGAGGAGTGCGCCCTGCGGGCCGTGGAAGGCGGCGTCTTCCTCGTGCCGACCCTCATCGTCATGGAGCAGATCCTGCGCCGGGGGCGCAGCGCGGGACTCCCCCAGTTCATGATCGACAACGTCGGCGACCGGACAAAGCAGCACCACGCCCACGTCCAGCTCGCCTACCAGATGGGGGTGAAGATCGCCGCGGGAACGGACGCCGGGTCGGTGCTCACCCCCCACGGGGCGGCGGGGATGGAGGTGGCGATGCTGGTCCGGGCGGGGCTCCGGCCGCTGGATGCGATCCGCGCCGCGACGATGACGGCGGCGGAACTGCTGGGTTTGGGCCCGCGCCTGGGATCCCTCCAACCCGGCAAGCTGGCCGACGTCATCCTCGTCGCCGGCGACCCTCTGGCCCGTCCCGAACTGCTGGGCCAGCCGGAGGCGGTGACGGCGGTCTTCGTCGGAGGCACCCAGGTCAAGGGCGTCGCCCTGACGCTGTGAGGCGCCCCCGCAGCGGGCGGTAGTCGGGCGGCGGCCCCGGCGGACCTTGCGCCGGGGCCGCCGCGGATCACCCTACGGGCCGATGAAGCGGTTCGTCCAGAGGATCCCTTCCTTCGCCGACGGCTTGAAGGGAATCTGGCCGTCGTCGAGCATGAACTGCAGGTGCTTTTCCATCATCGCCTCGCTGATCCGGCCGTCTTCGGAGAGGGCGGGGATGATCTCCCGCAGGGCCAGGGTCAGCACCTCCGGATCGGTGCGCGGGAAGTGCTTGCGCAGGTGCTGGACGGCGGCGGCCTGATCGGTGCGCATCAGCCGGTTCGCCCGGTTCACGGCCCGCACCCAGCGTCGCAGCAGGTCGGGGTTCTGGTTGGCGTAGACATTGTGGACGGCGATGCCCGTGTACATGAAGTTGTCCAGCTGCGGGACGTCCCCGGCCGACGATTTGATCACCACCACGCCGAACCCGTCCTTCTCGGCCAGGTAGGGGGTGGGCGCAGACAGGTGGAAGGCGTCGATCTGCCGCGTGCGCAGGGCGGCCAGCAGCGCGCCTCCGCCGCCCACCGCGATGAGCTGCGCGTCGCGGTCGGGATTCAGCCCGGCCAGCTTGAGGTAGTAGCGCATGTAGACGTCGGTGGCCGCTCCGGGCCGGGTGATGCCCAGCTTGAGCCCGCGCAGGGCGGCAAAGCGCTGGGCGATGGGCGTGGCGCGGCTGACGTTGCGCGCCCGGGCCACCTCGGGATGCATGACCATGTCCAGGGTGACGCGCTTGGTCAGGTTGTAGATGAACAGGATCTGCTTGCCCTGCCGGCGCAACTGCACCGCCTGGAACGGGTCGGCGTCGAAGAACTGCACCTGGCCGGAGACCAGCGCGGCGATGCCCAGGGCGCCGCTCTCGACCTCGATGAGTTCCAGGTCGATGCCTTCCTCCGCCATGTACCCCGCCGCTTCGGCGATGTACACCGGCGCCATGAAGAGCGTTCCGGTGTGCGCCTCACGGATCCGCACCCGCGGCCCCGGGCCCGCGGCGCCGCCGGCACCGAGGGCCGCCGTCAGGATCATCAGGACGGCGCAGGCCGCCGTCCACCGCCTCCATCGCATGCCCCCCTCACCTCCCCCGAGTCTCACACCCTCCACCCGCTAGGGCACATCGCGCAACGTCCCCGCCTTGGGATGCCAGCGCATGAGATGGCCGCCGAGCAGGGTGATGCCCAGGTTCATCACCAGCACCACGACCAGCAGGGCGAAGATTCCGGCGAACAGCCCCGGGGTGTCCAGCCACCCCGCGGCCCGGCTGATCAGGTGCCCCACCCCGCGGTTGCTGGAGATGAACTCGCCGACGATGGCGCCGATCATGGCCTGCGGCACCGTGATCTGCAGGGCGGCGATGATGAAGGGCGTGGCGGCGGGGAAGACCACCTTGCGCACCAGATCCCAGGAGGACGCGCCCATCACCCGCGCCACCTGGAGCAGCTGGGGCGGCGCGGCGCGGACGCCGGCGATGGTATTGATGAACACGATGAAGAACACCATGACGGCCGCCACGGCGATCTTGGAGGTGATGCCGATGCCGAACCAGAGGATGAACAGCGGCGCCAGGGCGATGCGCGGGATCCCGTAGAAGGCCACCACGAAGGGCTCGACGATCCGGTAGACGACGTCCATCCGGGCCAGGGCGAAGCCCAGGATCAACCCCGCCGCGGCGCCGATCAGGTAGCCGACCGTGGCCTCCACGATCGTGAACTGCAGGTGGTACAGCAGGGCTTCTTTCGTCAGCATGGCCCACAGGGCGCCGGCGATGGCCGAGGGCTTGCTGACGAAGAACTGCTCCACCACCCGGCCGCTCGCCACCTCCCAGCCCAGCAGGAAGGCCAGGGCAAAGAGCAGCCGGCCGACCAGGGTGGCGCGGCGCTCGGCCCGGGCCCGCAAGGCCTCTTCCCGCTCCACCCGCTCCAGCAATCCGCTGCCGGCGGGCAGCGCCGGACCGCCGGGCCTCACCGCCGCCTCACGCAGGGCCATGCGCGGCCGCCTCCTGGTCCACCATGGTGATCTCCTCCTTCAGGTCGTGCCAGAGCCGCTCGTAGAACGCGGGGAAGAGCGGATCGGCGTGGATGCGAAAGACGTCGCGGGGCCGCGGCAGGGGAACCGGATAGACCCGCTTGATCGTCCCCGGCGCGCGACTGAACAAGACGATCTCATCGGACAGCGCGATGGCCTCGACCAGGTCGTGGGTGACGAAGACGATGGTCTTGCCGCTCCCCTCCCACAGACGCAGCAGCTCGTCCTGCAGGAGCACCCGGGTCTGGGCGTCGAGCGGGCCGAAGGGCTCGTCCATCAGAATGACGTCCGGCTCGTAGACCAGGGTGCGGATCAACGCCGTGCGCTTGCGCATCCCGCCCGAGAGTTCGTGGGGGTAGTGGTGCTCGAACCCGCTCAGCCCCACCCGCTGGATGTAGCGCCGGGCCCGCTCCCGGCGCGCCCCCGCCGCCACGCCGCGGAACTCCAGGGCCACCTCAACGTTCTCCAGCAGCGTCCGCCAGGGCAGCAGGTTGTCGTCCTGGGTGATGTAGCCGACATCGGTGTTCACCCCCTCCACGGCGCGGCCCTTGTAGCGCACCTCGCCGTCCGTGGGACGGATCAGCCCGGCGATCATGTTGAGCAGGGTAGACTTCCCGCAGCCGGAGGGACCGACGAAGCTCACGAAACGGCCCTGGGGAATGGTGAGGCTGACGTCGTGGAGAGCCAAGAAGGCGTGGCGTCGCCGGCGCTCGGTGCGCGCCACGAATACCTTGAAGACGTCCCGGGCCTCGATGATCCCGGGGGCGGCCGTCATCCCGACACCTCAGGGACACACTGGGCTGGTCGCCGGCGCGACCTTGGCCCCATAATTCGGACCCGCAGGTGGCGATTCCCTTCTCTCGAGTTCCTCGTCCTGGAGGGGATGCAGGCCGGGCTGAGCTGGGACCTGATCCTGCGCAAGCGGGACCGCTTCCGCGCCGCCTTCGACCACTTCGATCCCCAAGAGGTGGCGCGCTACACGCCGGCACAGGTGCGCCGGCTGCTCCGCGATGGCGGGATCGTCCGCAACCGGGCGAAGATCGAGGCGGCGATCGCCAACGCCAGAGCCGTCCTGAAGATTCAGGAGGAGGTCGGCTCATTCGACCGGTTCATCTGGGGGTTCGTCCGCGGACGACCGCTGCAGGGGCGGCGGCGGCGCCTTGCCAACATCCCCGCGAGCACGGAGCTCTCGGTCGCGATGAGCAAGGAGCTGCGGCGCCGTGGATTCCGCTTTGTGGGCCCGACGATCTGCCACGCCTTCATGCGGGCCGTGGGGCTGGTGAACGACCACACGGTGCGCTGCTTCCGTTACCGGCAGCTCGCCGCGCCAGGCTACTCGCCACCTGGCGGCCGTTCAGGCCTGCGCGCGGTCCGCCTGGGGCCGCCGCACCGACGGTCAGCGCGTGCGGGCGAGCAGCGCCGCGACCTGTTCCAGAAACCTCTGATCGTCGCGACCGAAGGCGCCGATCTGGTCGCTGTCGATGTCGATCTCCCCGATGACGCGCCCGTCGCGGACGATGGGAACGACGATCTCGGACTTCGTAGACGGGAAGCAGGCCAGGTAGCGGGGATCCTGCGAAACATCGGCGACGATCTCGGTCCGGCCCGACGCGGCGGCGGCGCCGCAGACGCCCGTGCCGATGGGGATGCGCGTGTGCGCGGTGGCCTGGGGCCCCCGCCACTCGCCGAGCACGAGGTCGGATCCCTCCACCCAGTACAGACCGACCCACGAATAGTGCGGGAATCGGTCGTGGAGATAGTCCACGACGGCCTGGGCGGCGGCCGCCCCCCTCCGGGCGGCCAGCAGGGCCTCAATCTCCGTCAGCGCCCCCGCGTAGTCGGCGACCGCGCGCATCAGCCCTCGTACTCCAGAATCCGCGGTCTCAGGTGGCGGGCCAGTCCCAGCTGTGCCGCCATCAGGCTGGTCCAGCTCACCACGCCCTCGATGAGGGCGAGCGCCTCCTCCTCGGCCCGCTCCCGGCTGATCGACGGATGGTCCAGCGTGCCGAGCAGATGATCCACGCGCCGGCAGATCGCGCCCACGTCGTCCAGCAGGTCGCCTCCGATGCGCAGTCCGTCGGCGGTGACCGCCCGGGTCGGACGCCTGGCCAGCAGGCGGCGCTGGGCGGCGGCCCACTGGCCCAGGTCGGCGATTGTCGTCCGCGCCGCCGCCGGACCGCCTTCGACCGCTACGGCGACATAGGCCTGCGCGGCCCGCCAGACCTGGCGCACGATGGCGGCCAGGAAGCGCCGGTCGTCCGGAGTCAGGGCACTAGCCTCCGAGTTCCTGCGCATAGGTGATGGTGAACTCCTCCGGGGTGCGCCGGCCCCGGGCAATGGCCCGCCGGCCCACCATCATGGTGAAGTCGATCGCCGCCGGACGCAGCACGCCCATGATCGACCCCGTGGCCAGTTCCGCCTCGCCCCGCAACTGTTCCCGGTTCCGCGCAGGGGAGTGCGCCGGCCGGTACAGCACCGCGTCCCAGACGATGTCGATGTACCGGCCGCCGGCGGAAACGCGCACCGATCGGACGGTCCGCGGCCCCAGGACGTTTTCGGCCAGATTTCTGGCCACCACCTCCGGGGCGGCCTGCTGGGCGCGGGCCGGCGCGGCGGTCAGCAGGACGGCAACCAGGACGACGAGCCGGTACACCGTGATGGGACCACTTCCGCGCCTGCCCGGCGGTCTCCTGTGCCCAAGGGGACAACCCGACGGAGGGGGCCTCCGGGCCCTCCGTGGAAACTCTCCACCACACGATGACCGTCCATGGCGAGGTCCCGCTGTCGGCGATTCTGGCGGAAACGGTCGCCGACGAAGACGTCACCCTCGGAGAGCTCCTCGATCGCCTGGCGCGCCGCGGCTTCGGAGTGCTCATGATCGCTCTGGCCCTGCCCACCCTCATCCCGGTCCTTCCGCCGGGTACGGCCGCGTTCATCGGCCTGCTCTACATCATCCTGGCCGTCCAGATGCTGATCGGCCTGAATGAACCCTGGCTCCCCGCGCGGCTGCGGAGGTACCGGCTGAGCTATCGGACCATCGCCGCCCTCCGCGAGCGTGGAGTGCCGCTGCTGCGCCGCATCGAGCGTTTCTCGCGCCCGCGGCTGCTGTTCCTTGACGACCGCATCACGGCCCGCGCCGTGGCGGCGGTCGTCCTGGTCCTGGGGATCGTCCTGCTCAGTCCGGTGCCCTTTCTCAACACCCTCCCGGCGGTGGCCGTGCTGCTGCTGGGCATCGGACAGCTGAACCGGGACGCGGTCTTCCTCCTGGCCGGACTGCTGCTGGGCGTGGTCGTGGCGCTCATCATCGTCTTCGGGGTGGGCAGCCTGTACGCGTTGTTCAACCTGCTGCGGAGACGACTGTGACGGCCGCCCGGGTGCGCTGGGGAGTCCTCGGCGTGGCCTCGATCGCCGTACGCCGACTCATCCCCGCCATCGCCCGGTCCCAGACCGGCGTGCTCCAGGCCGTGGCCAGCCGCGAGGAGCGCCGGGCCCGGGAGGCGGCGGAGCGATTCGGCTTCAGGCGCGCCTACGGCTCCTACGAGGCGCTGCTGGCCGACCCGGAGGTGGACGCCGTCTACATCCCGCTGCCCAACAGCCTGCACCGAACCTGGACCGAACGGGCCGCGGCGGCCGGCAAGCACGTCCTGTGCGAGAAGCCCCTCGGGATCACCGCCGACGACGCGCGGGCGGCGGTGGAGGCCTGCGCCCGGGCCCGGGTCGTGCTGATGGAAGCCTTCATGTACCGCTTCCACCCGCAGATCGAGCGGATGGTGGAGCTGGTGCGGTCCGGCGGGATCGGGCCACCCTGGCTGGTGCGGGCCGCCTTCACCTTCGGAGTCGGCCCGGGGCCCAACATCCGGCTGGAGCCGACGCTGGGGGGCGGAGGACTGCTGGACGTCGGCTGCTACTGCGTGAACGTGGCGCGCCTCATCCTGGGCGAACCTCGCACGGCCTTCGCCGCGGCGGAGGAGGAGCGCGGTGTGGACGTGCGGCTGGCCGGCGCGCTGCGCTTCGACGGCAGCCGCATGGCCCTGGTGGACTGCGGACTGCGCGCGCCCTACCGTCAGGTCTGCGAGGTCGTCGGCACGGAGGGCAGCCTCCTCCTGCGCCGGCCGTTCCAGCCCGAGGAGGACGCCACCGAGATCGTCGTCAGACGAGCACGCGGCGAGCCGGAGGAGCGGATCGAGATCCCGGGGACCAACCAGTACGTGCTGATGGTGGAGCACTTCGCCGCGGTGGTGGCCGGCGCGCCCGCCCGCTACCCTCCGCAGGATGCGGTGGCCAACATGCGGGCCCTGGATGCGCTGGCCGCCGCGGCCCGCACCGGAGCGCCGGCGGAGGTGGCGGAAGGATGAGCGGGCGCGAGGCGTTAGAGGAGAGCAAGGGAGGGACGACGATGGCCGAACTCGCCGGACAGCGGTGCGTGCCCTGCCGGGGCGGCGACCCCCCGATGACGGCGGAGGAAATTGCGCAGATGCAGCCCCAGGTGCCCGACTGGCAGGTCGTCGCGCCGGAGGGCATCCCCCGCCTGCAGCGCACGTTCACCTTCAAGGACTTCGCCCAGGCGCTGGAGTTCACCAACCGCGTCGGGCGGATCGCCGAAGAGGAGGGCCACCACCCGGCCATCCTCACGGAGTGGGGTCGGGTCACCGTCTCCTGGTGGACGCACAAAATCCGGGGCCTGCACCGCAACGACTTCATCATGGCGGCGAAGACCGATCGGCTGTACGCGGCCGCCCGCGCCTGATCAGCTACCCGCCGACCGGGACCAGACCGCTAGCGCAGG
This is a stretch of genomic DNA from Armatimonadota bacterium. It encodes these proteins:
- a CDS encoding amidohydrolase family protein; the encoded protein is MTEQTAIVGARLIDGTGADPVDRAALVFEGERIVAAGPAARVAIPGGARVIDGDGLTVMPGLIDAHVHITMTGGADLLAMSLQRSLPEVAFDTVGHLAATLEAGVTTIRTVGDIGHIDIAAREAITRGRIRGPRIVAAGKGLTSTGGHGTIVPPWIRVAHGDISEVVDGPEQGRAAVRRQVEAGCDHIKVFQTGGVIDPGGRIEAEEFDEEELRAIVGTARLAGRPVACHAHNKNGILRAIAAGVRSIEHGMSFDEECALRAVEGGVFLVPTLIVMEQILRRGRSAGLPQFMIDNVGDRTKQHHAHVQLAYQMGVKIAAGTDAGSVLTPHGAAGMEVAMLVRAGLRPLDAIRAATMTAAELLGLGPRLGSLQPGKLADVILVAGDPLARPELLGQPEAVTAVFVGGTQVKGVALTL
- a CDS encoding 4a-hydroxytetrahydrobiopterin dehydratase, translating into MAELAGQRCVPCRGGDPPMTAEEIAQMQPQVPDWQVVAPEGIPRLQRTFTFKDFAQALEFTNRVGRIAEEEGHHPAILTEWGRVTVSWWTHKIRGLHRNDFIMAAKTDRLYAAARA
- a CDS encoding exopolysaccharide biosynthesis protein, whose amino-acid sequence is METLHHTMTVHGEVPLSAILAETVADEDVTLGELLDRLARRGFGVLMIALALPTLIPVLPPGTAAFIGLLYIILAVQMLIGLNEPWLPARLRRYRLSYRTIAALRERGVPLLRRIERFSRPRLLFLDDRITARAVAAVVLVLGIVLLSPVPFLNTLPAVAVLLLGIGQLNRDAVFLLAGLLLGVVVALIIVFGVGSLYALFNLLRRRL
- a CDS encoding Gfo/Idh/MocA family oxidoreductase, whose protein sequence is MTAARVRWGVLGVASIAVRRLIPAIARSQTGVLQAVASREERRAREAAERFGFRRAYGSYEALLADPEVDAVYIPLPNSLHRTWTERAAAAGKHVLCEKPLGITADDARAAVEACARARVVLMEAFMYRFHPQIERMVELVRSGGIGPPWLVRAAFTFGVGPGPNIRLEPTLGGGGLLDVGCYCVNVARLILGEPRTAFAAAEEERGVDVRLAGALRFDGSRMALVDCGLRAPYRQVCEVVGTEGSLLLRRPFQPEEDATEIVVRRARGEPEERIEIPGTNQYVLMVEHFAAVVAGAPARYPPQDAVANMRALDALAAAARTGAPAEVAEG
- a CDS encoding ABC transporter ATP-binding protein: MTAAPGIIEARDVFKVFVARTERRRRHAFLALHDVSLTIPQGRFVSFVGPSGCGKSTLLNMIAGLIRPTDGEVRYKGRAVEGVNTDVGYITQDDNLLPWRTLLENVEVALEFRGVAAGARRERARRYIQRVGLSGFEHHYPHELSGGMRKRTALIRTLVYEPDVILMDEPFGPLDAQTRVLLQDELLRLWEGSGKTIVFVTHDLVEAIALSDEIVLFSRAPGTIKRVYPVPLPRPRDVFRIHADPLFPAFYERLWHDLKEEITMVDQEAAAHGPA
- a CDS encoding GAF domain-containing protein — its product is MRAVADYAGALTEIEALLAARRGAAAAQAVVDYLHDRFPHYSWVGLYWVEGSDLVLGEWRGPQATAHTRIPIGTGVCGAAAASGRTEIVADVSQDPRYLACFPSTKSEIVVPIVRDGRVIGEIDIDSDQIGAFGRDDQRFLEQVAALLARTR
- a CDS encoding ABC transporter substrate-binding protein; the encoded protein is MRWRRWTAACAVLMILTAALGAGGAAGPGPRVRIREAHTGTLFMAPVYIAEAAGYMAEEGIDLELIEVESGALGIAALVSGQVQFFDADPFQAVQLRRQGKQILFIYNLTKRVTLDMVMHPEVARARNVSRATPIAQRFAALRGLKLGITRPGAATDVYMRYYLKLAGLNPDRDAQLIAVGGGGALLAALRTRQIDAFHLSAPTPYLAEKDGFGVVVIKSSAGDVPQLDNFMYTGIAVHNVYANQNPDLLRRWVRAVNRANRLMRTDQAAAVQHLRKHFPRTDPEVLTLALREIIPALSEDGRISEAMMEKHLQFMLDDGQIPFKPSAKEGILWTNRFIGP
- a CDS encoding ABC transporter permease, with amino-acid sequence MALREAAVRPGGPALPAGSGLLERVEREEALRARAERRATLVGRLLFALAFLLGWEVASGRVVEQFFVSKPSAIAGALWAMLTKEALLYHLQFTIVEATVGYLIGAAAGLILGFALARMDVVYRIVEPFVVAFYGIPRIALAPLFILWFGIGITSKIAVAAVMVFFIVFINTIAGVRAAPPQLLQVARVMGASSWDLVRKVVFPAATPFIIAALQITVPQAMIGAIVGEFISSNRGVGHLISRAAGWLDTPGLFAGIFALLVVVLVMNLGITLLGGHLMRWHPKAGTLRDVP